The sequence below is a genomic window from Inediibacterium massiliense.
CCTTTAGGATCTTATTTCCTACCTTTATTTTTAAAATCCTTCCTCCTTCACTTCTCTCTACTATTTGTATATCTGTTGAAATGGTAGAAGGTGAAATGATACAATCATTATATTTTTGCTTGATTTTACTTACAAAATCAGAGACAGATATCATTTGGTTATCTGTAAAATGAGGTGCGTCCTTTTCATAAGGACTTTCTACACTTCTAAGATAAGGCACCCATGCAGCAAAAACATCTTCTGAATTTTCCGTTTTTCCGCCACTCGTAGAATGAAACAAAGGTTGATCAATAGGTTTATCATCATAAGTCATAATCATTCCCCTTGTTTCTTCTACAGCTTCTTCTATCTTTGACCAGTAATTGCTCATCCATTGTTCTGACTTTATACTAGTCAACTTTTCTTTAGAAAGCCATACCTGACAATGAACCGTATCACAAAGCTCTGCCTTTGGATGAACTTGATTTCCATTTTTTTTATAAGCATTCATTCTAGACACCGCATAGCTTCTTGCTGCTACCGCTTGTGCTTTTAGAGCCTCCATTTCAAAGGTTGCTGGCATTTCTC
It includes:
- the spoIID gene encoding stage II sporulation protein D, encoding MKNLFIWMGSILGIIIIIPMILIQSCDIQKSPIQKSKEKILKIDQKVHVYLQNEKKVETLDLEEYVKGVISGEMPATFEMEALKAQAVAARSYAVSRMNAYKKNGNQVHPKAELCDTVHCQVWLSKEKLTSIKSEQWMSNYWSKIEEAVEETRGMIMTYDDKPIDQPLFHSTSGGKTENSEDVFAAWVPYLRSVESPYEKDAPHFTDNQMISVSDFVSKIKQKYNDCIISPSTISTDIQIVERSEGGRILKIKVGNKILKGREIRELFGLRSANFKMDIQGDQVKFTTVGYGHGVGMSQWGANGMAKEGYSFEDILKHYYVGVEIEKLK